In Pleomorphomonas sp. T1.2MG-36, the genomic stretch AGATCCCTCGGCGACGGCAGATGCACGAAAACAAGGACGGGGAGCGAAAGCTTCTTCGGGCCAGTCAGCTTCTGCTCCCTTCTTTGCGATGTCTGCGACTGGCGTTGGCAAGCCGAACAGGCATCGTTTGGAAGCGCGCTTATTAGACGAAGGTCGTGCTCATGTTAAGCGGTCAACAAGCGGCTCTAGCAATTATGTTGCGCATGGCTGCCATGTTGAGACCGAACCGTTCGTGATCGACGGTGCTTTTGAAAGAAAGCAAATGGTTGCCGGGGCATCCCGACGCAGCCATACCAGCTTCATAGGAACAGAAGGCCCCTCTTTGTTCCCTTCTCGTTCTTGACAGGCGGCGGACCATCCGCTTAGGTTGTAGCGGCTCGGGAGTAAAGCGATGGTCGCGCACGTCAGGACCGTGTGTTTTCAAGGCGTCGAGGCCACGCCCGTCGACGTTCAGGTCCACATGGGGCCGGGTAGGGTGTTGTTCAACATTGTCGGTCTTGGCGACAAGGCCGTCACCGAAAGCCGCGAGCGCGTCCGTGCCGCTCTGGCCGCTTCCGGCCTCGCCCTGCCTGCCAAGCGGATCACGGTCAATCTGGCGCCCGCCGATCTGCCCAAGGAAGGCAGTCACTACGACTTGCCCATAGCGCTCGGCCTCATGGTGGCGATGGGTGCCCTGCCGGCCGACGCTCTTGGCGACTATATCGTGCTCGGCGAACTCTCCCTCGACGGGACCATCGCGCCGGTGGCCGGCGTGTTGCCGGCGGCAATCGCCGCCAACGCCGAAGGATTGGGGTTGATGTGCCCGCGCGCCTCCGGGCCGGAAGCGGCCTGGGCCGACGGCGAGATGCCCATCCTTGCGCCCATCAGCCTGATCGCCGTCGTCAACCACTTCAAGGGTACCCAAGTGCTGTCGCGGCCCGAACCGAAGGTGGCCGATGCCATGGCGATCCTTCCCGACCTCGCCGACGTCAAGGGTCAGGAGAGTGCCCGGCGGGCGCTCGAAGTGGCGGCGGCCGGCGGACATAACCTGTTAGTCATATACGGCACATAACCTCGACAAGGCGTGGTGCGCCGGCTATGGTCGCGTCATGCCAAAGGCCTATAGTTACATCAGATTTTCGACTCCGGAACAACGTCTCGGCGACAGCCTCCGGCGCCAGCTAGAAGCCGCGCGCAACTATGCAGCGGAGCAAGGGCTGGAGCTGGACGAGAGTCTAAGAGACGAAGGTCGTTCGGCGTACAAAGGCAAACATCGCGATGACAAGGCTGCTCTCGGGTCCTTTCTGAAAGCGGTCGAGAAGGGACGGGTTGAGCGCGGCAGCTACCTGCTCGTTGAAAGCCTCGACCGTCTTAGCCGTGAACAAGTGACAGTAGCTCTCCGGCTCTTTTTGCACCTTATTGAACTCGGACTGACGATAGTCACTCTCGCCGACAAGCGCGTTTATAGTGACGCGTCGCTCCAAGCAAATCCCACCGAGCTCATCATTTCGATTGTAGTAATGATGCGTGCGCATGAGGAGTCGGAAACAAAGGGAAAGCGTGTAGGTGCCGCGTGGGCAAACAAACGAATTCTCGCGGAAACCGAAGGTCGTGCGATGACCCGGATCTGCCCCGGATGGATGCAGCTAAAGGAAGGTCGATATGAACTCATTCCTGAGCGTGTCGATATCGTAAGACGGATTCTGCGCGAGTGCATAGGAGGCTCAGGCACTCGCTCGATTGCCTCCGGGCTCAACTCCGACGGAGTTCAGACATGGGGAGTCGGCGGCAAGAAGGGTTCACATTGGCACGACAGCTATGTGAAGAAAATCCTCGAAAACCCGGCTCTCGTTGGTGAGTACACCCCTCGCTCTCCACGCGCCGGCGGCACGGAAGCGACTTCGGGCGCAACGCTTGTCGGCTACTATCCGGCGGTCACCGACCGCGAAACGTGGTTATCGGCACGCGCAGCTATGAGGGCGCGTGCGACGTCATCGGTGCGTGCTCCGGCCGGACTTCACCGCAACGTTTTGAGTGGCTTGCTCAAGTGCCATGCTTGTGGCGGGGGACTTCATTATATTGATAAAGGCCGGGGGCCGAAGGCAGGCGCTCCCTATTTGCAATGCGGAAACAGCCTCATGAAGGGGGGCTGTACCGAGAAAGCGAAATATAACTACGAGTCTACCGAGTCGGCCTTGCTTATGACGCTCGCTACGAACGCTGTCGATGTTCGTGACGAGACCGTCGATGTCGCGCCATTTATGGGAGCGGTCACTGACGCGCAGGCAACGGTCGAGCGCTTGCTAGACCTCGTGGCGACAGGTGTGACGTCCGGAGCAGCCGTCGCGCGCCGAATTGCAAAGGCCGAGGCAGACCTCGCCATCGCGCAAACGGCACTCGCTAAGGCTGAGGAACGCCGCGCACTCGCTGCTTTGCAACCCCTGCGACGGATCCACATCGACTCCGCAAAGGTGGCAATAGCCCTTAGAGAGCGACCTGACGACAGAGAGTATAGGGCCGAGGTAGCTTCTCGAATCCGCGCTGTCATAAAGACCATAACTCTATCACCCTACAAACTTAGAGTATTACTAGCTGACGAAACCACAGTAATTGAGGGGGTTGTTAATCTAAGCTATGCCGGTGTATTCAATTTAGCTATTAACAGATTCTCTAGGATGAACCCGGATATTCCGGGAGTACCGTCGAGAGGAATTAAGCTTATTCCGCCACGAATTAATACATGGGAAGTTATTGAAGAGTCAAATAGAGTGGACGCCGAAAAAGATGAGTGACCACATTGGCTCTATTGTTCAGAGACATTTTGTTTAGGATCGACGACGGCCGGCAGTCGATCCGATGAGAGCAATTTCAGGAGAGACCGTGTTCCAATGCCTCGCGCACGAAATAAGCGAGACGCAGGGGAAGCGGGGTAGCGGCGATCCTTAGTCGCGGCGGCGATTAGGCGGGCACCTGCAGCGCGCCATTCAGTGACGGTGCGCTTTTGCGAATTACGGATCGCGATGGCAAGGCGAGGCCAAGCATCGTCATCGATCGTAGTGAAAAATGCTTGGAGTTCGATGTCGCGGGCTACACTCATATTCGATCCACACCAGTCGCACCACGGCTGCGATGGCGTTCGGCGACAGCGAACAAGTTCGTCGGGGGCGGAATTTTTAGCGTCCGATTCGGTGATCGTCGTCCAGCCAACCCAGCCGCCGTCGAGAAACAGAACGGCTCGCTCCCAGCCTGAAACGGGCCGTCCGGATGCACGGCGGCCGACATAGATTCGGACCATATCGTCGGAGGCAGGCGTCGGCTTTTTCACGTCGGTCTCCGCTGCTCGTCCGGGGCGGCCTCGACCGTCGGCCTGGTGATCGAAGCGAGTGCTTCCGGATCAGCATCAGGCTCGGCATGACCTTTCGCGCGCCAGCCGTCGAGTTCGGCGACGATGTCGATAGGGCGTTGCTTTGCCAGCTCGGCACGCTGATTGTCATCGAGATAGGAGCTGACGAATTTCCGCAAACCCGGTTCTAGTTTTCGCAGAGATTCGAGGTCGCCTTTCGCGGCGTTGATGAGCAAATCGGACTCGGACGCAACCCGGCGCACACCGGCTAAAATCTGCTCGTCGGCCGCCTTCTGAGCGACCTCGGCGGCCCACTGCTGTTTGAGGACGTCGGGTGCGATGTAGCCTATCACGGCCACGTTCTGGCGCTGGCATTCGAGCCAAAGGCGCTCGCGAAACTCGTCTGGACCATGAGATTCAAGCTGCGCGCCCCATTCGTCCGCCGCTTTCTCTACGAGCGCCCGAACGGATTCATCACTGATAGAACCGTGGACGGTGACATAGTCGCCCGTGTCGTGCAGCCGGGATTCCGCAACTGAAACCCAGGCGCCGTCGGGTGCTTCGGTGACATCTTCGTAGCCGCGTTCTCTCCATGAATCCGCAATCCTCGTGATTGCGAATTCGGTGAGAGAACAGGGCGGCAGTCGGCCCTACGGCGTACGACAGCAGCTTTTTTCAGATGCTGGATGCCGCTCTCGCCGACGCCGATGTCCTCGGCAAGGGCTCGGGCGAGCGGCGTGGCTAGACGGTCTGGACCCCAGATGGTGATTTCTCGGCCGCGCGCCTCAACCCAACCGCCGTCGGTACACTGTATGCGGGTGCGGTCACGGCGGCGCACGTCGACTAAATTAATGTTTGAGGCGTAGGGGGCCGGATCAAAGTCTGGGAACCTGCTCTTCAGCAGGCCGACCTTGTAATCCGTTTTCGCTGCCTCGGTAGGAAGCTTGGGGAAACCGCGTTTTTGTTGAGACATCTCTTCCTCCAGTTTTTGCAGTTCGTTCAGGGTTTTTCGTTGCTCACGAATTGAAGTGACAACGGCAGTTCGACGGTCGTGCATCCGGCGACGGCGAACCGACGCCATCCTCTGCTCTCCAATTTGCGGTTCGGGTTCGCGCGGGTCATTGCGAGCGGCGTAGCTCCGGGCGTCGGCTCGGCGTTCGGAGCGAGTGTTGCGGAGCATGTTGTTGACGATCGTCGCCACGCGGGATCGCTCCGCCTTCAGCGCCTCGCCCTTCGTGCCGCCCTGCCGACCGCCGGATTCAAATAGGTGGCCAAGGTCGGCGTTACGGACGGCCGCGAATCCAGTTTGGGTTGTGGGATCGAGCATGCGCGGCGTGAGCATGATGTGCGCGTGAGGTTGCGGCTCGCCATCCGCTCCCTTGGGGCAGTGGATCGCGACATCACAGACAGCCCCCGCCATAATGTATTTTTTCGTTACGGATTCGACGAACTCGCGCCATCGATCGCGGGGCAGGTCGCGAGGGATGGACAACTCGACCTCGCGGGCGGTGACCGCATCTTTTCTTCGTTCTGCGGCCTCGACCCGGTTCCAAAGTTCAGAGCGGTCGTGAACCCAAGCTGGGGCGTCGGCAGGGGCAAGGATGAAACTTTCGACGACGTGGCGCTTGCGGCTGAAGTCGAATTCGCGGCCTGTCTGGGAGTTGGTCATTGCCGTTGCAGCGCGGTAGGCGGCGGCGGCGACGGCAGACCTGCCTTTCGAGCGCTGAAGGACCTTCACGCTCATATGGAAAAGAGTCTCGCTGGCGGGGAGGCTCGTCATGGGCGGGCACTTAAGCGTCGGCCCATGACAGCCGATGACGGATTCGAGCGGTTGGAAGAACGCGAAAATCGTCCGTTCGAGGGGCAGTCGGTGCGGTGTTGGACTGCGGGGAAAACGGCGGGGCACTTAAGCGTCGGCGTAAATTCTGGCATGAAATCGACGCACGGACTCGCGAGTATAAAACGGCCTCCAAAACGGACATCGGGCGTATCACTCGCGTCGATGATAGAGTTTAAGCGCCTACGGAACATGTAATCCGCCTCCCGAAGTCTCCAGACAGGCAAGCTGCGTCACCTGTGACGCTTAAGCGCGCCTTTCAGGGAAGAACTTTTCGCTTTCATCTTCCTACCGTACTTGCGCCGGCGCAATATCAAGCGAATTATAATCTCAAAGAGAAAAGCAGATTGGGGAGGAATACATGGTCGATTTGAGCGCACTGAGACAGCGAAAGGCCGACCTGGAATCAAGACTCGCGCAGACGGAACAGGCGTTGAAGTCGGCTCGCCGGGCGGATGACAGCCGCCGGAAAATCGTCCTTGGCGGTGCCGTTTTGGCGGCGCTCCGGAACGGCGAAATCGACGGATCGGTCCTGCGCGGTATCCTCGGCCGACATGTCACCGACCGGGATAAGAGGCTGTTCAGCGGCTCGGCACTCTCGATCGGGGAGACAGCGCAGTGAGCTTCGACATCATGGCGGTCGCCGAACTCCTCGCGACACTGTTCGGAATCATCAGCGCATTGATGATTGTGTGCGTGCCGAGAAACGCTCCGAAAGCGGTTCGCCGAGTGGATATCGGGGGGGCGAGGCAATGAGCATAATCGACATCACCGCTGCACCGGACCTGTTCAGATCGCTCCCAGCCTCCGATTGGTCAGGGAGGATGATCGACGGCATTTTCGGAACCGCGTCGGAAGCATCCTCGGTGTCGACGCTGCTCGAAATAATTGCCTCGGCTCTGGTGCTCATCGGCGCTCTGTTTTTGAGTTACGGCATACTCAGTGCGATTGTGGGAGCGGCGAGAACAGGGCGGCCGTTGTCGGATTCGACAAGCGGCGTGTGGGTGGCGTTACGACCCGTCGTCGGATTCGGAATGCTCGTTCCGATCGGCGCGGTGGGGCTATCCGGTGTGCACTATCTTGTAAAAGAAGTGGCAATTATTTCCGCAAATCTCGGCAACGCGGTCGCCGTGCAATACGTTGAAAATGCGACGGTTTCCGGAAATTCCTCGTTGCCGATCAGCGGAGCGGGTCAGGCTCTCGTTTATGGACTGACACGCGCGGAGGTTTGCTCGGCAGTCCGGATTCAGGCTGGGCGAACACTCGGCGAAACCACGATCACAGCCGCACGGATTCCGGCTGCATCCGGATCGGTGATCCAGTCGGGGGAGCGGCGGTCGTGGTGGACGGGCGAGGTCACCGAGGCCGGGAAAACCAGTGGGTTTGCATGGGATTACGGTCCAGCGTGCGGGAGCATAACGGTTTCGAATCCTGAAAATTTCGGAGGTTTCGGCGAAACGCGGCGACAGGCTGTCGCTGGGGCTGTGGCTGCTATCCGAGATATGAAAATCGGCGACAACATCGCTAATGTGATTGGTCGGACTCCCGGCGCAACATCAACGGATTCCGAAACGCTAGTGAAATCAATAGTTTCTGCATGGCGAGACAACGGAACGCTTGTAACCCAATTCGTTGAGCGGCTGAATCAAATTGCGGAAAGTTATGATCGCACGATTTCACAAGCCGCCCGATCGGCCGCGACAGCATCGGACTCCGGCCTCCGGCAAAAACTCGTTGAGCATGTGCGGTCGTGTGGCTGGCCTTGCGTCGGCGGGTATTACAGGATTCTAGGCACTCTGAATCTCGCGGCATCATCGACCGCGGCGGAAAATGCAACGGTGACGGCACCGGACGCGAAATCGTGGGGGCTCTACTCGTCCACTGTTGGCGCAGCGCTGAAACTCTTGGATAATCAAATACTTATTGAGGGAACGGAAGTCCGGTTGACGGCAAATGATCTGCGGACGGAGGCGGATGATGACGCGGAAACCACATTCTCCAAAATAACGGGAAGTATTACTCAACCACTGAAAGACTATTTTACGAGTTATGATGGTTTTTCGGCGGACCCGATTTCAGATCTCATGAATACCGGTAATCACCTATTGGTGGCATCCGAAACGGCGTTCGGCGTTGGCGCGGCGGCGTCTGGAGGGTCCCACTTTTTCGGGTCCGCGGTGGGTGCGGTGTTCGATTTCTTCATGAGGGCGGGATGGCCTGCGATTGCAGCGGCGTATGGTGCCGGGGTCATGCTGCTCTATGTACTCCCACTAACGCCATGGATTTATGTGACATTTGCGTTTTTTGCATGGGCTCTCGAATTGCTGGTGGCATCAATTGCGGTGCTGGTTTGGGCATTTTCGCACCTGCGGCTTGATGGCGGTGCCTTCGTGGATCGTGCGCAGGTGTTCGGCTACGGAAGCCTGTTCGTGTCGATTCTACTCCGTCCGGCCATCATCGTGATTGCATATGCGGCGGCAATTGCAATCGGTATAGTCGGTTTGAATTTCTTGCGTTTTTCGTTCTCGTTTGCATCCGATGCGGCAATATCCGGCTATACGCTTGGTGTATCGGGGGTATTAGTCTATGGAATACTCGCCATTGCAATCCAGTTCATGGCGTTCCATTTCATTTTCCGGTCGATACCATCCGCGCCGGAAAGGATCGGGCCGTGGCTTGGGTTGACGATCTCATCGTGGAGAGAGTCGGAGGGCGGCGCGGTGATCATGGCCGCAGTTGGCGGGCGGCTTGGCGGGATGGGGCACGGAGGGGTTCCGGGAGTCAAGGGGATCGGCGGCAAGGGGTCGGCGGGGGAGACGCCGATTCATGCCGGCGGCGCGGGGGCGTCGGCCGGGCCTGGGGCATCGAGACCGAGGGGATGAAGAAAGGGCGGTTCCAACCGGGGCCGCCCATTCTATTCAAACCCGCCGCTCAAGGGGCGGTTAGGACGTTTGCCGCAGCACAAGCGGTATAGAGCGGTTTACCCGCCCTCTGCGGGGAAGCGGACTAGCGATCTATTTGATCTTAAACACGTTATTCGACATCTCAATGGTCGACGGGGCACAGTGAGATTTGAATCTCGTTGTCGACGATCTCGACCATTAGGTCCATGGGATCGCCGCAATTCTCGGCGACTGCGCATGCCATCGCCGCCATGTCCTCAATGTCGAGGGCGAGGTCAATTTCCTCACCTCGATCCAGGAAATATAAGCAACGGGCGGCGTGCTTCAGCCGGTGCGTGACAGGGCAATCGAGACATCGCGATGGGAAAATTGAAACGCGCATTGGGGCTCGCGAAGGGTAGCGAGCGCTATAAAGCGCCCGCGAGGTGAAGGGCAATCACAATCGCCGTAGGGCAGGTGATCGGCAGGAGGGCTGCGATTTCGGCCCAGTGATCGCGGATGCGATAGTGCATGGCGGCCTCCTCAATGGTTGAGGAAGGCGACGAAGGCCAAAATTGCGAGGAACCATCCGAGGACGAGCACGGGCGAGAGAGCGTAGAGGGTCGCGTAGAGGGCGTGGCGGAGGCGGTAGGACATCGGTGTTCTCCTGTTCCTGGCCGCCGTTGTGGCGGTCATCATGGCGTCCGCCAACATCGATCCGGTCGGGTAGCTGCCTCCGCCACGGCGGACGCTTGCGCTTGGGCATGAGCGTGCCCGTCCGGATTCGATGTAAGGGAAAAACCTGATGACTGCTCTGGAGGTCAGGTCAGGAGACTGTTTCCGCCGGCGTAGATGCCGACGACCATCGCACCGGCAACCGCCACGAGAAGCGGCCACGAGCGGCGATATCGGCCGTTGAGGCACAACACGTAAATTGAGGCGATACCGGCGATCGTCGCGATCAGCAGCGGCCAGCGATCATCGTGCGATACGAGAATGGCAACCCATTCAGCGGCCATCACGCACAAGAGAAGACCGGCACGGGTTGCGGCCTGTTCGTGCAAGAGTCTGAATGACGCCACTGAGCTATCACTGAGTATTTTCAATATCTTATTCATGGAAACTCCCAGGATTGCAAGCTGAAGTACGGAGCCCGCCGCTCAAGGGGCGGATATGTCTCATGTGCGTCAGACGATTGCCTCTTCATCGTCGTCCGGGAGCGGCGTCACCATGTCGGCAACCGCTACAGTGGAAGCCGCGCGGAGGGCTTCACGAGCCGCGCGGAGGGCTTTCGCCGGCGTCGGGTATTTGTCGAAAAAGATCATATCGACATCAAAGTCGATCTTGATGACGTGCCAGTACTCGCGATCCGGCTCCCGGCGGCCGCTACCCGTCGTGTAATCGCCGCCGAATTCAAGCACATCGCCGGCCTTGACGGTCGTCAAATCGACGATACGACCGCGCTGTGGCAGGTATGTGCGCGTCATGCGAGCGGCGTTCGGACCGGTCAGTTGCGCGGCCCAATTTCCTCCGCGCTTGTGAGTGCAGTAGCACGGCGACTCAACCGATCCACCGTCCATGGGCCATCCGCAGCGGCCATCGCCGCCCGTCGTCTCGTCCGCCGCGTCGGCGGTCTGGATCTCACTCATGTCATTCTCCTTTTGTGCTCGGCTTTGCCGCTCTCGGCCTCGCCTTTCACGTTGCCCTCTCAAGCAACTCATTATCGTAGGCAGACTAGAAGAGAACTATCTATCGGTATCAATACCTATTGAGAGACAAATTGTTAGTTAAGATATTGCTACATTATCTCGATAACTAACAGACTTCCGGACGTTATTTCTGCTTCAATCGAGAAAGGAATATTGAATACGTCTTCTCGGCATATTTCATCGCTGATTCCGGTAATTTATATTTTTTATTGCGCACGTAACGAATTCAGTATTTCATTTATTTCGTCTGTTTTTTTGTTTGTTTCGCCATGGAGTGGGGACTAGAGCTGATTTTCG encodes the following:
- a CDS encoding recombinase family protein produces the protein MPKAYSYIRFSTPEQRLGDSLRRQLEAARNYAAEQGLELDESLRDEGRSAYKGKHRDDKAALGSFLKAVEKGRVERGSYLLVESLDRLSREQVTVALRLFLHLIELGLTIVTLADKRVYSDASLQANPTELIISIVVMMRAHEESETKGKRVGAAWANKRILAETEGRAMTRICPGWMQLKEGRYELIPERVDIVRRILRECIGGSGTRSIASGLNSDGVQTWGVGGKKGSHWHDSYVKKILENPALVGEYTPRSPRAGGTEATSGATLVGYYPAVTDRETWLSARAAMRARATSSVRAPAGLHRNVLSGLLKCHACGGGLHYIDKGRGPKAGAPYLQCGNSLMKGGCTEKAKYNYESTESALLMTLATNAVDVRDETVDVAPFMGAVTDAQATVERLLDLVATGVTSGAAVARRIAKAEADLAIAQTALAKAEERRALAALQPLRRIHIDSAKVAIALRERPDDREYRAEVASRIRAVIKTITLSPYKLRVLLADETTVIEGVVNLSYAGVFNLAINRFSRMNPDIPGVPSRGIKLIPPRINTWEVIEESNRVDAEKDE
- a CDS encoding DotA/TraY family protein, producing MSIIDITAAPDLFRSLPASDWSGRMIDGIFGTASEASSVSTLLEIIASALVLIGALFLSYGILSAIVGAARTGRPLSDSTSGVWVALRPVVGFGMLVPIGAVGLSGVHYLVKEVAIISANLGNAVAVQYVENATVSGNSSLPISGAGQALVYGLTRAEVCSAVRIQAGRTLGETTITAARIPAASGSVIQSGERRSWWTGEVTEAGKTSGFAWDYGPACGSITVSNPENFGGFGETRRQAVAGAVAAIRDMKIGDNIANVIGRTPGATSTDSETLVKSIVSAWRDNGTLVTQFVERLNQIAESYDRTISQAARSAATASDSGLRQKLVEHVRSCGWPCVGGYYRILGTLNLAASSTAAENATVTAPDAKSWGLYSSTVGAALKLLDNQILIEGTEVRLTANDLRTEADDDAETTFSKITGSITQPLKDYFTSYDGFSADPISDLMNTGNHLLVASETAFGVGAAASGGSHFFGSAVGAVFDFFMRAGWPAIAAAYGAGVMLLYVLPLTPWIYVTFAFFAWALELLVASIAVLVWAFSHLRLDGGAFVDRAQVFGYGSLFVSILLRPAIIVIAYAAAIAIGIVGLNFLRFSFSFASDAAISGYTLGVSGVLVYGILAIAIQFMAFHFIFRSIPSAPERIGPWLGLTISSWRESEGGAVIMAAVGGRLGGMGHGGVPGVKGIGGKGSAGETPIHAGGAGASAGPGASRPRG
- a CDS encoding MobA/MobL family protein; its protein translation is MTSLPASETLFHMSVKVLQRSKGRSAVAAAAYRAATAMTNSQTGREFDFSRKRHVVESFILAPADAPAWVHDRSELWNRVEAAERRKDAVTAREVELSIPRDLPRDRWREFVESVTKKYIMAGAVCDVAIHCPKGADGEPQPHAHIMLTPRMLDPTTQTGFAAVRNADLGHLFESGGRQGGTKGEALKAERSRVATIVNNMLRNTRSERRADARSYAARNDPREPEPQIGEQRMASVRRRRMHDRRTAVVTSIREQRKTLNELQKLEEEMSQQKRGFPKLPTEAAKTDYKVGLLKSRFPDFDPAPYASNINLVDVRRRDRTRIQCTDGGWVEARGREITIWGPDRLATPLARALAEDIGVGESGIQHLKKAAVVRRRADCRPVLSPNSQSRGLRIHGENAATKMSPKHPTAPGFQLRNPGCTTRATMSPSTVLSVMNPFGRS